The Pantanalinema sp. genomic sequence GCGTAGCTCCGCTCGAGCGGCATCCGCGAGGAAGGCCGAGCGGGTCTTGCCGAGGCGCGCGGCGGCCTCGTCGATCTGGATAACCAGGCGCTTATCCAGCGAGATGTTGAGCCGCACGGGCTCAGACTTCTCGATCTCAATCCTCACCAGGAAGGGGATCTGCTTGGCGTACTCGGGGTTGTTCGCGATCGCCTCGATCTCAGACGGGGCAGGGATGGGGTCGCCATCCTCCATCATCCCCTCGAGGTGCAGGCGCAGGGCCTGGTGAGCATTCTGGATCGCATCGTCCGGGGTTTTCCCTCCGGACGTGCAGCCAACAAGGTCGGGAAACCAGACACCCCAGGTATCCAGCGGCGTGCGTTCGAGGAGCGCAACGTAAACAGCCATGGGCGGCCTCCTTACTTCCAACCGGCCTGTTTGAAGATGCTGTCCAGCGTGCTCCCGTAGAGGTCTTTCTTGGGATGCTGGACGGTCACCTTGCCGGGCCTGGTGTCGTGCTTGTACTGGTGGTGATCGCCACGGACCTTGGACAGGTACCAGCCGTCAGCCTCAAGGCGCTGGATGATTTCACGGCTGCTGAAGACCTTGCCCATCGATGCGACCTCCTCGCAGTTGACGGGCTAACCATACACAAAAAATACACAAAATGCAAGCGCGAACCAGGGAGTGGGTGGGCGCAAAGTAGGGCGCCAAGGCTCGCTTGCCCTCTCCCCGCCCCCGGGTGGGTCGGGGCTGGGGGTGTGGGGATTCAATCGCCGTAGGCGGTGCCTTCTTTGAGGAACGCCAGGGCTTCGCCGGCGATCACCCCCCTGTAGTCCCCCCATTACGCCTTCGGCTTAGATGCGCTGCGGCGCGAGCGAGGAGGGACAAGGGTCGGCTCCCCTGTTTTCGTTCACCCATGGCCCCCTCTCCCGGGGGGAGCGCGAAGGGCCGGCGGAGAAAATCAACCCAGAGCGGCGGAGGGGTAGGGCCTGAAAAGCCTCGGATTGAAGGCACGCCAGGGCCTCATATGGTACGATCGGACGCAATAGCGTTACCAGCGCCACAGCGCCCCGGATAACCCCCGGAAGCCTATATTTACCGGGGATTCAGGGGTTTATCGCAAAAGGCGGCGCGGGTATGCAAACGTCAGCACCTTGCTGAGAGCCCGGCCGAGTCGTATGCCCGAGAGGAATTCACCCTTCGTGAGACGCCCCAATCCCTGGTTCAGCGCCCTGACAGCGGCCACCTTCCTGCTCGCCTCGCCCGCCACCGTCGTGGCCGCCGAGTTCAGCTTGCCCAGCGCCCCGATGGCGAGCCCAACCCCCGGCCCCAGCGACGCCCCAGCCGCGAGCCCTAACATCCACATCTCGCCCGACGCCTTCAAGCAGCTGAGCCCCGAGCAGCAGCAGCTGGTGCAGCAGCGCATGCAGCAGAAGGGCGCTGGCGCAGCCCCCGCCTCGTCGCAGACCAGGACCCTCGACCCCAGCCAGGACAAGCCCGTCGACGAGCCCGCCGTGGCCGCCTCGGCGCAGCCCGCCCCCGAGGCGGAGGAGCTCTCCAGCTTCGAGCAGGAGCTGCGCCAGCGCCCGCCCGAGGCGATCTCGCTCCAGCTGACCCACTACGGCCACGACCTCTTCCGGGGGGCGCCCTCGACCTTCGCTCCGGTGGACGACATGCCCGTCCCGAGCGACTACGTCATCGTGCCCGGCGACGAGATCATCGTCAGCGCCGTGAGCCCCCGCCGCAGCGGCGACAACAGCCTCACGGTCAACCGCGACGGCACCGTCTTCTACCCGAACATCGGGACGCTGAGCGTCGCGGGGATGAGCTACTCGCGGATGGTGCAGGTCCTCACCCAGAAGATCAAGGGCGGCGCGCGGGACATGCAGCTCTCCATCCGGATGGGCAAGCTGCGCAGCATCAACGTCGTCCTGGTCGGCCGGGTCAAGAAGCCCGGCAGCTACACCATCAGCTCGCTAACCAGCCTCTCCAACGCGCTCATCGCGTGCGGCGGCCCCACCAAGATGGGAAGCCTGCGCGACATCCAGCTCAAGCGCAACGGCAAGGTCGTCGCGCACTTCGACCTGTACGACTTCCTGTTCAAGGGCGGCAGCAGCCAGGATTTGCGCCTGCAGGGCGGCGACGTCATCTTCGTCCCGGACAGCGGCCCCCAGGTCGCCGTGGCGGGCAACGTCAAGGCGCCCGCGATCTACGAGCTCAAGGGCAAGACGAACCTGGAAGAGGTCTTCAAGCTCGCGGGCAACCTCACCCCCATGGGCTTCGCCCAGCAGATCCAGATCGAGCGCTTCAGCCAGAACACCTCGCAGAAGATCCT encodes the following:
- a CDS encoding type II toxin-antitoxin system HicB family antitoxin: MAVYVALLERTPLDTWGVWFPDLVGCTSGGKTPDDAIQNAHQALRLHLEGMMEDGDPIPAPSEIEAIANNPEYAKQIPFLVRIEIEKSEPVRLNISLDKRLVIQIDEAAARLGKTRSAFLADAARAELRKA
- a CDS encoding type II toxin-antitoxin system HicA family toxin yields the protein MGKVFSSREIIQRLEADGWYLSKVRGDHHQYKHDTRPGKVTVQHPKKDLYGSTLDSIFKQAGWK
- a CDS encoding SLBB domain-containing protein, producing the protein MRRPNPWFSALTAATFLLASPATVVAAEFSLPSAPMASPTPGPSDAPAASPNIHISPDAFKQLSPEQQQLVQQRMQQKGAGAAPASSQTRTLDPSQDKPVDEPAVAASAQPAPEAEELSSFEQELRQRPPEAISLQLTHYGHDLFRGAPSTFAPVDDMPVPSDYVIVPGDEIIVSAVSPRRSGDNSLTVNRDGTVFYPNIGTLSVAGMSYSRMVQVLTQKIKGGARDMQLSIRMGKLRSINVVLVGRVKKPGSYTISSLTSLSNALIACGGPTKMGSLRDIQLKRNGKVVAHFDLYDFLFKGGSSQDLRLQGGDVIFVPDSGPQVAVAGNVKAPAIYELKGKTNLEEVFKLAGNLTPMGFAQQIQIERFSQNTSQKILDVDLTRPGAARGTALQDGDIVKVYALSKKLLNGVMLSGHVERPGKYEYRPDLRLRDVIKGENDLKPEAYL